Proteins encoded by one window of Pseudonocardia alni:
- a CDS encoding TetR/AcrR family transcriptional regulator: MAEQAAPGRRERKKAATRAALAGAALRLCSTHGPDAVTVEQIADAADVAPRTFFNYFTSKEEAVVAGNASSADTLLTAFAARPDDEPVTESLRHALRAVVTDPGYLDRVQALRALRGHPTIVAHQMAAFAAQERALADAVVARTGSDPARDLYPTLAAAAAVTGLRVAVQHWLGDHGTDPRSPSLTQLVDEAMAVFDAGLRALAGAPA; encoded by the coding sequence GTGGCTGAGCAGGCCGCCCCCGGGCGTCGCGAGCGCAAGAAGGCCGCCACCCGGGCCGCGCTCGCCGGCGCCGCGCTGCGGCTGTGCAGCACGCACGGCCCGGACGCGGTGACCGTCGAGCAGATCGCCGACGCCGCCGACGTCGCGCCCCGCACCTTCTTCAACTACTTCACCTCGAAGGAGGAGGCGGTCGTCGCGGGCAACGCGTCGTCGGCGGACACCCTGCTGACCGCGTTCGCCGCCCGACCCGACGACGAGCCGGTCACCGAGTCGCTGCGGCACGCGCTGCGCGCCGTGGTCACCGACCCCGGCTATCTCGACCGGGTACAGGCGCTGCGGGCGCTGCGGGGGCACCCGACGATCGTCGCGCACCAGATGGCCGCGTTCGCCGCCCAGGAGCGGGCGCTGGCCGACGCCGTCGTCGCCCGGACCGGGTCCGACCCGGCCCGCGACCTCTACCCGACCCTGGCCGCGGCCGCCGCGGTGACCGGGCTGCGCGTCGCGGTGCAGCACTGGCTGGGCGACCACGGCACGGACCCGCGCTCGCCGTCGCTGACCCAGCTGGTGGACGAGGCCATGGCCGTGTTCGACGCCGGCCTGCGCGCCCTGGCGGGGGCCCCGGCCTGA
- a CDS encoding alpha/beta hydrolase family protein — MPVTTVLDRPAPAPLELTLHPVPDPGAPVLLVVPAMGMRASFYTPLLTALTDAGVAAAVTELRGHQARPAPPPGRRHDFGYDDLVGDLAAAVEAVHSERPGAPVFVVGHSLGGHLATAYAARHPDRVDGVALVGSGSVDWRVWGPAHLLRTQAVVAAAMLLGHFPGDRVGFAGREARGQMRDWGRWARTGRLAFGTPRVDHTPSIAAVHLPVLGIGFERDGLAPPASVDALLDMFGAATVTRHRLDVPAARPHFGWAREPGALDVVVPVLTGWARDAAGA, encoded by the coding sequence GTGCCCGTCACCACCGTTCTGGACCGCCCGGCCCCGGCACCGCTGGAGCTGACCCTGCACCCGGTGCCCGACCCCGGTGCACCCGTGCTGCTGGTCGTGCCCGCGATGGGGATGCGGGCGTCGTTCTACACCCCGCTGCTGACGGCGCTGACCGACGCCGGCGTCGCCGCCGCGGTCACCGAGCTGCGCGGACACCAGGCCCGGCCCGCTCCCCCGCCCGGGCGCCGCCACGACTTCGGCTACGACGACCTCGTCGGCGACCTCGCCGCCGCCGTCGAGGCGGTGCACTCCGAGCGGCCCGGCGCGCCGGTGTTCGTCGTCGGGCACAGCCTCGGCGGGCACCTCGCCACCGCGTACGCCGCGCGGCATCCCGACCGCGTCGACGGTGTCGCCCTCGTCGGGTCGGGCAGCGTCGACTGGCGGGTCTGGGGGCCCGCGCACCTGCTGCGGACCCAGGCCGTCGTGGCCGCGGCGATGCTGCTCGGACACTTCCCGGGCGATCGGGTCGGCTTCGCCGGGCGGGAGGCCCGCGGGCAGATGCGCGACTGGGGCCGGTGGGCCCGCACCGGGCGGCTCGCGTTCGGCACGCCGCGGGTCGACCACACCCCGTCGATCGCCGCGGTGCACCTGCCGGTCCTCGGGATCGGGTTCGAGCGCGACGGGCTCGCCCCGCCCGCCTCGGTCGACGCGCTGCTGGACATGTTCGGCGCGGCCACGGTGACCCGTCACCGGCTCGACGTGCCCGCGGCACGCCCGCATTTCGGGTGGGCCCGCGAGCCGGGCGCACTCGACGTCGTCGTGCCGGTGCTGACCGGCTGGGCCCGCGACGCCGCCGGGGCGTGA
- a CDS encoding ABC transporter permease, whose translation MTTTERPAPATDPATPVTDPGGPEKESPWLRRLPWISGPVLLLLLVGAWQFTVSVVGVSEFILPAPAAVVGALGELLADPAIWGHIGVTLLEVLVGFGAALVAGVCVGALLGRIEWLRRAVQPALVALQVVPKVAFVPIFVIWFGFGPTSKIIMAGLLAFFPIMLNVMLGVRSVERGHRDVMTGLGASRWATFRNLELPATLPYVFAGAEVAIVFSVIGAIVGEYLGGSAGLGYLVVSSLNALDAPRLFAVIVLLAVLGSLLYLMVTTAKRLVIPWHESVNTGV comes from the coding sequence ATGACCACGACCGAACGGCCCGCTCCGGCGACCGACCCCGCCACCCCCGTGACCGACCCCGGCGGCCCCGAGAAGGAGTCGCCCTGGCTGCGGCGCCTGCCGTGGATCTCCGGGCCGGTGCTCCTGCTGCTGCTCGTGGGGGCCTGGCAGTTCACCGTCTCGGTGGTCGGGGTCTCGGAGTTCATCCTGCCCGCACCGGCCGCCGTCGTCGGCGCCCTGGGGGAGCTGCTGGCCGACCCGGCGATCTGGGGCCACATCGGCGTGACGCTGCTGGAGGTCCTCGTCGGGTTCGGCGCCGCGCTCGTCGCCGGTGTCTGCGTCGGCGCACTGCTCGGGCGGATCGAGTGGCTGCGCCGCGCGGTGCAGCCCGCCCTGGTCGCGCTGCAGGTCGTGCCCAAGGTGGCGTTCGTGCCGATCTTCGTGATCTGGTTCGGCTTCGGGCCCACCTCGAAGATCATCATGGCCGGGCTGCTCGCATTCTTCCCGATCATGCTCAACGTGATGCTCGGGGTGCGCTCGGTCGAGCGTGGGCACCGCGACGTCATGACCGGGCTGGGCGCCTCGCGCTGGGCGACGTTCCGGAACCTGGAGCTGCCCGCGACCCTGCCGTACGTGTTCGCCGGTGCCGAGGTCGCGATCGTGTTCTCGGTGATCGGTGCGATCGTCGGTGAGTACCTCGGCGGCAGCGCCGGGCTCGGCTACCTGGTGGTGTCGAGCCTCAACGCCCTCGACGCGCCACGCCTGTTCGCGGTGATCGTGCTGCTCGCGGTGCTGGGGTCACTGCTCTACCTGATGGTGACCACCGCGAAACGCCTGGTCATCCCGTGGCACGAGTCGGTGAACACCGGGGTCTGA
- a CDS encoding ABC transporter ATP-binding protein: protein MTQETATRATATRSGVHAAPTGGAVGLRVSGVDKVYPTRRGEVRALSGIDLDVARGEFVSLVGRSGCGKTTLLRILSGLLAPSAGLVEAGGRPAWAAGRRDDAVFAEFGLVFQEANLFPWFTITDNVALPLKLRGVPRAERRARAAELCATVGLGGFEDSYPRELSGGMRQRAAIARALACDPSVLLMDEPFGALDALTRDRMNLELQQIHAVSGATVVFVTHSIPEAVFLADRVVLLTPRPGRIRSITTIDLPRPRSAATETTPEFGALVAGLRTELDRED from the coding sequence ATGACCCAGGAGACAGCGACACGGGCGACGGCGACCCGTTCCGGGGTGCACGCGGCCCCGACCGGGGGCGCGGTCGGCCTGCGGGTGTCCGGTGTGGACAAGGTGTACCCGACCCGGCGGGGGGAGGTGCGCGCACTGTCCGGGATCGACCTGGACGTCGCCCGCGGCGAGTTCGTCTCGCTGGTCGGGCGCTCGGGCTGCGGCAAGACGACGCTGCTGCGGATCCTGTCCGGCCTGCTCGCCCCGTCCGCGGGGCTGGTCGAGGCGGGCGGACGGCCCGCGTGGGCCGCCGGCCGTCGTGACGACGCGGTCTTCGCCGAGTTCGGCCTGGTGTTCCAGGAGGCGAACCTGTTCCCGTGGTTCACGATCACCGACAACGTCGCGCTGCCGCTCAAGCTGCGGGGGGTACCGCGTGCCGAGCGTCGCGCCCGGGCCGCCGAGCTGTGCGCCACCGTCGGGCTCGGCGGATTCGAGGACTCCTACCCGCGGGAGCTGTCCGGCGGTATGCGCCAGCGGGCCGCGATCGCCCGCGCCCTGGCCTGCGACCCGTCGGTGCTGCTGATGGACGAGCCGTTCGGCGCGCTGGACGCCCTGACCCGCGACCGGATGAACCTGGAGCTGCAGCAGATCCACGCGGTCTCCGGCGCCACCGTCGTGTTCGTGACCCACTCGATCCCCGAGGCGGTGTTCCTGGCCGACCGGGTCGTGCTGCTGACCCCGCGCCCGGGACGCATCCGGTCGATCACCACGATCGACCTGCCCCGGCCGCGGTCCGCCGCGACCGAGACGACACCGGAGTTCGGCGCGCTGGTCGCCGGGCTGCGCACCGAGCTGGACCGGGAGGACTGA
- a CDS encoding ABC transporter substrate-binding protein encodes MTRTTTRLAAVLLAACLALAGCGAGGGEDGRDRIIFLNILPMESLGYAAEMIADTKGYFAAHGLDVTFEATQGSAPAIQTLLAGSAEISRIGDIETMVAAGERGAPLVAIGGVVHNGPLRLVSSQRAPVTDAAQLRGKLVGTPSEGGTSSITLDLVAGSAGIAPAELRRQVVGLSPGVFDLVNTGRVDAFIVSLDTAMLLQATRPEAVVYDPNDAISAGSQIYATSKATATDPQEQDKLRRYLAAIADATAFITADEANGFAETMQLIGSKYQVSALDRPEVARAALASYVDGYAAGQGPTGIAPQRWQATYDEVSSVGQVPAGLDPAQWLDAGLNGTEGAR; translated from the coding sequence ATGACCCGCACGACGACCCGGCTCGCCGCGGTCCTGCTCGCCGCCTGCCTCGCACTCGCCGGATGCGGCGCGGGCGGCGGTGAGGACGGCCGCGACCGGATCATCTTCCTCAACATCCTGCCGATGGAGTCGCTCGGCTACGCCGCCGAGATGATCGCCGACACCAAGGGCTACTTCGCCGCCCACGGTCTGGACGTGACCTTCGAGGCCACCCAGGGCTCGGCGCCGGCCATCCAGACCCTGCTCGCCGGGTCCGCGGAGATCTCCCGGATCGGCGACATCGAGACGATGGTCGCCGCGGGCGAGCGCGGCGCACCGCTGGTCGCGATCGGCGGCGTGGTGCACAACGGGCCGCTGCGTCTGGTCTCCTCGCAGCGGGCGCCGGTCACCGACGCCGCGCAGCTGCGCGGCAAGCTGGTCGGGACGCCGTCGGAGGGCGGCACCAGCTCGATCACCCTCGACCTCGTCGCCGGGTCGGCCGGGATCGCCCCCGCCGAGCTGCGCCGCCAGGTCGTCGGGCTCAGCCCCGGCGTGTTCGACCTGGTGAACACCGGCCGCGTCGATGCGTTCATCGTCTCGCTCGACACCGCGATGCTGCTGCAGGCGACCCGGCCCGAGGCCGTCGTCTACGACCCCAACGACGCCATCTCCGCCGGGTCGCAGATCTACGCCACCTCGAAGGCCACCGCCACCGACCCGCAGGAGCAGGACAAACTGCGCCGCTACCTCGCGGCGATCGCCGACGCCACGGCGTTCATCACCGCCGACGAGGCGAACGGGTTCGCCGAGACGATGCAGCTCATCGGCTCGAAGTACCAGGTCTCGGCGCTGGACCGGCCCGAGGTCGCCCGCGCCGCGCTCGCCTCCTATGTCGACGGCTACGCGGCGGGCCAGGGCCCGACCGGCATCGCCCCGCAGCGCTGGCAGGCCACCTACGACGAGGTGTCCTCGGTCGGTCAGGTCCCCGCCGGCCTGGACCCGGCGCAGTGGCTCGACGCCGGCCTCAACGGCACGGAGGGTGCCCGATGA
- a CDS encoding amidohydrolase family protein: MSADPPEEFFDADTHVAPASFADLAELLSPYWRDYAAGAALRADPVQAGAYPPAMVDGPAPHDVTALRAAVLDAPAPGGGRVGTAVLTCTTAFDVSRNHAFEAALCRAVNTWTAQRFLDHEPRARGSVAVPLGDPAAAVAEIEHWADDPRFVQVLLPVRGHDLRWGHPVFRPVLAAAAAAGLVVTLHAWGRVGSAPTTTGFTHTYLQDYLSHGQVAQSQLVSLVAEGALGALPGLRVTVAECGSSWLPPLLWRLDKEWRGIRREVPWVDRMPSEYVREQVRFTTAPVHLPRDPGELHDALDVLGAAGLLLYAGDHPHRHGDGVARLLAALDPAARAAVRHGNATAWYRGNGTAWHRGTDTVAPPAPSLASIQPAPEVPR, encoded by the coding sequence ATGAGCGCCGACCCGCCCGAGGAGTTCTTCGACGCCGACACCCACGTCGCGCCGGCGTCGTTCGCCGACCTCGCGGAACTGCTCAGCCCGTACTGGCGCGACTACGCGGCGGGCGCCGCCCTGCGCGCCGACCCCGTCCAGGCCGGCGCCTACCCGCCCGCGATGGTCGACGGGCCCGCCCCGCACGACGTCACGGCCCTGCGTGCCGCGGTCCTCGACGCCCCCGCACCCGGGGGCGGCCGGGTCGGTACGGCGGTCCTGACCTGCACCACAGCGTTCGACGTCAGCCGCAACCACGCCTTCGAGGCCGCCCTGTGCCGGGCGGTGAACACCTGGACCGCGCAGCGGTTCCTCGACCACGAGCCCCGCGCCCGCGGCTCGGTCGCGGTGCCGCTCGGCGACCCGGCCGCGGCCGTCGCCGAGATCGAGCACTGGGCGGACGACCCGCGCTTCGTGCAGGTGCTGCTCCCGGTGCGCGGGCACGACCTGCGCTGGGGGCACCCGGTGTTCCGGCCGGTCCTCGCCGCGGCCGCCGCGGCCGGGCTGGTCGTCACCCTGCACGCCTGGGGCCGGGTCGGCAGCGCCCCGACCACGACCGGGTTCACCCACACCTACCTGCAGGACTACCTGTCCCACGGGCAGGTCGCCCAGTCCCAGCTGGTGTCGCTGGTCGCCGAGGGCGCCCTCGGCGCGCTGCCGGGGCTGCGGGTGACCGTCGCCGAGTGCGGCTCGTCCTGGCTGCCGCCGCTGCTGTGGCGCCTGGACAAGGAGTGGCGCGGCATCCGCCGCGAGGTGCCGTGGGTGGACCGGATGCCGTCGGAGTACGTCCGCGAGCAGGTCCGGTTCACCACCGCGCCGGTCCACCTGCCGCGCGACCCCGGCGAGCTGCACGACGCCCTGGACGTCCTCGGCGCCGCCGGGCTCCTGCTCTACGCGGGTGACCACCCGCACCGCCACGGCGACGGGGTGGCCCGTCTCCTCGCCGCCCTCGACCCCGCCGCCCGGGCCGCGGTCCGCCACGGCAACGCCACCGCGTGGTACCGCGGCAACGGCACCGCGTGGCACCGCGGCACGGACACCGTCGCCCCACCCGCGCCGTCCCTCGCGTCGATCCAGCCCGCACCGGAGGTCCCCCGATGA
- a CDS encoding amidohydrolase family protein, translating to MTSTAPVTGRAPARRRARTPIVDADIHPVVTADRLAAALPEPWRRRFLRFGLRGAPPPAVYPRVRHGGMRRDSHPEAGPPGSAVRPPGSDLDLTRSQLLDPYDVVAGVLIPMQGHTAGAEEPAFAAALCRAYNDVLVTDWLDPEPRLRASICIPHESPAEAVAEIERRAADPRFVQVLFPSGTFLPWSDAKYRPIYTAAAAHGLPVAIHLGGTEGHRGDGWPSFYLEQHAWYGNAVAVALTGLVAGGVLEAVPDLQFVLVEGGVSWLPSLLWGLDDAWALCRDDVPWLTRPPSEIVRERVWFTTQPIDEPPVPAHLATTWEQTGMTDRILFSSDYPHWDFDDPITALRVLPAALRRPMAAANAARLYGLTLPGSEA from the coding sequence ATGACCAGCACCGCACCCGTCACCGGCCGGGCCCCCGCCCGGCGTCGCGCCCGGACCCCGATCGTCGACGCCGACATCCACCCGGTCGTCACCGCCGACCGGCTCGCGGCCGCGCTGCCCGAGCCCTGGCGGCGCCGGTTCCTGCGCTTCGGGCTGCGCGGCGCGCCGCCGCCCGCGGTCTACCCCCGGGTCCGGCACGGCGGCATGCGCCGCGACTCCCACCCCGAGGCCGGCCCGCCCGGCAGCGCCGTCCGGCCCCCGGGCAGTGACCTGGACCTGACGCGCAGCCAGCTGCTCGACCCCTACGACGTCGTCGCCGGGGTGCTCATCCCGATGCAGGGCCACACCGCGGGCGCCGAGGAGCCCGCGTTCGCGGCTGCACTGTGCCGCGCGTACAACGACGTGCTGGTCACCGACTGGCTCGACCCCGAGCCGCGGCTGCGGGCCAGCATCTGCATCCCGCACGAGTCGCCGGCGGAGGCCGTCGCCGAGATCGAGCGCCGCGCCGCGGACCCACGGTTCGTGCAGGTCCTGTTCCCCAGCGGCACGTTCCTGCCGTGGTCGGACGCCAAGTACCGGCCGATCTACACCGCGGCCGCCGCGCACGGGCTGCCGGTGGCGATCCACCTCGGCGGCACCGAGGGCCACCGCGGCGACGGTTGGCCGTCGTTCTACCTGGAGCAGCACGCCTGGTACGGCAACGCCGTCGCCGTCGCGCTGACCGGGCTGGTCGCCGGCGGCGTCCTCGAGGCGGTCCCGGACCTGCAGTTCGTGCTCGTCGAGGGCGGGGTGTCCTGGCTCCCGTCGCTGCTCTGGGGGCTCGACGACGCCTGGGCGCTGTGCCGCGACGACGTCCCGTGGCTGACCCGCCCGCCGTCGGAGATCGTGCGCGAGCGGGTGTGGTTCACCACCCAGCCGATCGACGAGCCGCCGGTGCCCGCACACCTGGCGACGACCTGGGAGCAGACCGGGATGACCGATCGGATCCTGTTCTCCTCCGACTACCCGCACTGGGACTTCGACGACCCGATCACGGCGCTGCGGGTGCTGCCCGCGGCGCTGCGGCGGCCGATGGCGGCCGCCAACGCCGCCCGCCTCTACGGCCTGACCCTGCCCGGGAGCGAGGCATGA
- a CDS encoding Rieske (2Fe-2S) protein: protein MRLAVLPADELAPGEHRVVRVGTRSIGVFRVGDDYYALADHCPHQGGPLCRGSVAGAPVATGPSDVRLDEGHVLVACPWHGWEYDVRTGLSYQPGDAPARSLPASVEPGPPGMTPGPYTAETFEVTVEDRWVVVDTGRRPTTEEAS, encoded by the coding sequence GTGAGGCTCGCCGTGCTGCCCGCCGATGAGCTCGCCCCCGGCGAGCACCGCGTGGTGCGGGTCGGCACCCGCTCCATCGGCGTCTTCCGGGTCGGCGACGACTACTACGCCCTCGCCGACCACTGCCCGCACCAGGGCGGCCCGCTGTGCCGCGGCTCCGTCGCCGGGGCCCCGGTGGCGACCGGCCCCTCGGACGTGCGGCTCGACGAGGGCCACGTCCTCGTCGCCTGCCCCTGGCACGGCTGGGAGTACGACGTGCGCACCGGCCTCTCGTACCAGCCCGGCGACGCGCCCGCCCGCAGCCTCCCGGCGTCGGTCGAGCCGGGCCCGCCGGGCATGACACCCGGCCCGTACACCGCCGAGACCTTCGAGGTGACCGTCGAGGACCGCTGGGTGGTCGTCGACACCGGCCGCCGTCCCACCACCGAGGAGGCGTCATGA
- a CDS encoding aconitase X swivel domain-containing protein gives MTATVGTVLSGRTVVPGVVTGEALVSPETISGWGGIDPATGTIVEARHALQGVCFTGKILVFPGAKGSSGWSAFFQSTRLLGTAPLGMVFTVTTTKAALGAVVTRVPALADLDADPVQVLRTGDRIRLDATAGTVELLARAGEGT, from the coding sequence ATGACCGCGACGGTCGGGACCGTCCTGAGCGGACGGACCGTGGTGCCCGGCGTGGTCACCGGCGAGGCGCTGGTGTCGCCCGAGACGATCTCCGGCTGGGGCGGCATCGACCCGGCGACCGGCACGATCGTCGAGGCCCGGCACGCCCTGCAGGGCGTCTGCTTCACCGGGAAGATCCTCGTGTTCCCCGGCGCCAAGGGGTCCTCGGGCTGGTCGGCGTTCTTCCAGAGCACCCGGCTGCTCGGCACCGCCCCGCTCGGGATGGTCTTCACGGTCACCACGACGAAGGCCGCGCTCGGCGCCGTCGTCACCCGGGTCCCCGCGCTGGCCGACCTCGACGCCGACCCGGTGCAGGTCCTGCGCACCGGCGACCGCATCCGGCTCGACGCCACCGCGGGCACCGTCGAGCTGCTGGCCAGGGCGGGGGAGGGGACGTGA
- a CDS encoding aconitase X: MILTDDDRRMLDGAEGPAVAAAMDLLTRYAEALDAERLCSVRNVAGTATQPSPLKARLVAEGGWDRAFSVINLDSDETHEIPPMAVPTCQLQQGFGADAAAVAPYPAQFVELQADAETFYGRRGVSILATCTPYQVGNLPVRGEHCAWMESSAVVYANSVLGARTNCEGTASTGAASLTGRVPCWGNHHDEHRRGTHLVRVDTPVGGFLDWGLLGYFTGDVVQEARPVVTGDLALPDLTDLKHFGAAAASSGGVEMYHVPGVTPEAPTVEAAFGGGGAVPADAVVYGAAERAATYARLNDQGTSAGVDFVLLGCPHASLDQIRDVARLLDGRRLHDGTSLWIMAPRALAAVAERSGYTATIEAAGAKVLTDSCPAMSRLAPPGTRVFATDSAKQAHYLPAILGIEAWFGTTEDCVRAAVTGRWSGELR; this comes from the coding sequence GTGATACTCACCGACGACGACCGCAGGATGCTCGACGGGGCCGAGGGGCCCGCCGTCGCCGCCGCGATGGACCTGCTCACCCGCTACGCCGAGGCACTGGACGCCGAGCGGCTCTGCTCGGTCCGCAACGTGGCCGGGACCGCCACCCAGCCCTCCCCGCTCAAGGCCCGCCTGGTCGCCGAGGGCGGCTGGGACCGCGCCTTCTCGGTGATCAACCTCGACAGCGACGAGACCCACGAGATCCCGCCGATGGCGGTGCCCACCTGCCAGCTCCAGCAGGGCTTCGGCGCCGACGCGGCCGCCGTCGCGCCCTACCCGGCCCAGTTCGTCGAACTGCAGGCCGACGCCGAGACCTTCTACGGTCGTCGCGGCGTCTCCATCCTCGCCACCTGCACGCCGTACCAGGTCGGGAACCTCCCGGTCCGCGGCGAGCACTGCGCCTGGATGGAGTCCTCCGCGGTCGTCTACGCCAACTCGGTGCTCGGCGCCCGCACCAACTGCGAGGGCACCGCGTCGACCGGCGCGGCGAGCCTCACCGGGCGCGTCCCGTGCTGGGGCAACCACCACGACGAACACCGGCGCGGCACCCACCTGGTCCGGGTCGACACCCCGGTCGGCGGGTTCCTCGACTGGGGCCTGCTCGGCTACTTCACCGGTGACGTCGTGCAGGAGGCCCGCCCCGTCGTCACCGGGGACCTCGCGCTGCCCGACCTCACCGACCTGAAGCACTTCGGCGCCGCGGCCGCGTCCTCGGGCGGGGTCGAGATGTACCACGTCCCCGGCGTCACCCCCGAGGCCCCGACCGTCGAGGCCGCGTTCGGCGGCGGCGGCGCCGTCCCGGCCGACGCGGTCGTCTACGGCGCCGCCGAGCGGGCCGCCACCTACGCCCGGCTCAACGACCAGGGCACCAGCGCAGGCGTCGACTTCGTCCTGCTCGGGTGCCCGCACGCCTCGCTCGACCAGATCCGCGACGTCGCCCGGCTCCTCGACGGTCGCAGGCTGCACGACGGCACCTCGCTGTGGATCATGGCGCCGCGGGCGCTGGCCGCGGTGGCCGAGCGCAGCGGCTACACGGCCACCATCGAGGCCGCCGGCGCGAAGGTCCTCACCGACTCCTGCCCGGCGATGTCCCGCCTGGCCCCGCCCGGGACCCGGGTGTTCGCCACCGACTCCGCCAAGCAGGCCCACTACCTGCCCGCGATCCTCGGGATCGAGGCGTGGTTCGGCACCACCGAGGACTGCGTGCGGGCCGCGGTCACCGGCCGCTGGTCGGGTGAGCTGCGATGA
- a CDS encoding FAD-dependent oxidoreductase: MPHPLTPLPVHAVIRDAPLRAGDPAEHAVTADVCVVGSGIAGLSAAVESARLGRDVVLVDAAPVLGGQMVNSLIGLFCGVYGNGPEFRQLTHGLFDSLFPDLEAGGDLFRRTGHTLTVGYDEVRLGRWVEDTVRAHGIRVLTNATLTGVERDGDRVLGARFATRYGAVDVTAAGFVDASGDAALAWAAGLECRLPDREIYGSQQLVVEHLDTSAAPEPGELAARVAAKADQYGLLRRDGLAFYFPGRDTAVLNMTHIEAPLDPIAAAEAQLEGKAQADRVVEFLRAEFPEVFGKATVRSYGLPGRRQTRWIAAAHQLTVEEVRAGVRFDDAVARTAWPIELHDSPDGYVWETFDADHLHYVPLRSMLPPAASNLVAAGRCIDGDAAALSSVRVMGPCAAMGHAAAHALDLAGPQGSLHDVPADALTDRIRENVED; the protein is encoded by the coding sequence ATGCCTCACCCGCTGACGCCCCTGCCGGTCCACGCCGTGATCCGGGACGCCCCACTGCGCGCCGGCGACCCGGCCGAGCACGCGGTGACCGCCGACGTCTGCGTCGTCGGCTCCGGCATCGCCGGGCTCTCCGCCGCCGTCGAGTCCGCCCGCCTCGGCCGCGACGTCGTCCTCGTCGACGCCGCCCCCGTCCTCGGCGGGCAGATGGTCAACTCGCTGATCGGGCTGTTCTGCGGGGTCTACGGCAACGGCCCCGAGTTCCGGCAGCTGACCCACGGCCTGTTCGACTCCCTGTTCCCCGACCTCGAGGCCGGCGGCGACCTGTTCCGCCGTACCGGCCACACCCTCACCGTCGGCTACGACGAGGTGCGCCTCGGCCGCTGGGTCGAGGACACCGTCCGTGCCCACGGCATCCGGGTCCTCACCAACGCCACCCTCACCGGCGTCGAGCGTGACGGCGACCGTGTCCTCGGCGCCCGCTTCGCCACCCGCTACGGCGCCGTCGACGTCACCGCGGCCGGGTTCGTCGACGCCAGCGGCGACGCCGCGCTCGCCTGGGCCGCGGGCCTGGAGTGCCGCCTGCCCGACCGGGAGATCTACGGCAGCCAGCAGCTCGTCGTCGAGCACCTGGACACCAGTGCCGCGCCGGAGCCCGGCGAGCTCGCCGCCCGGGTCGCGGCCAAGGCCGACCAGTACGGCCTGCTCCGTCGCGACGGCCTCGCCTTCTACTTCCCCGGCCGCGACACCGCGGTGCTCAACATGACCCACATCGAGGCGCCGCTGGACCCGATCGCCGCCGCCGAGGCCCAGCTGGAGGGCAAGGCCCAGGCCGACCGGGTCGTCGAGTTCCTGCGCGCGGAGTTCCCCGAGGTGTTCGGCAAGGCCACGGTGCGCTCCTACGGGCTGCCCGGCCGCCGCCAGACCCGCTGGATCGCCGCCGCCCACCAGCTCACCGTCGAGGAGGTGCGCGCCGGGGTCCGCTTCGACGACGCCGTCGCCCGCACCGCCTGGCCGATCGAGCTGCACGACAGCCCCGACGGCTACGTCTGGGAGACCTTCGACGCCGACCACCTGCACTACGTGCCGCTGCGCTCGATGCTGCCGCCCGCCGCGTCGAACCTGGTCGCCGCGGGCCGTTGCATCGACGGGGACGCCGCGGCGCTGTCGAGTGTGCGCGTCATGGGGCCGTGCGCGGCGATGGGCCACGCCGCCGCGCACGCCCTGGACCTCGCCGGACCGCAGGGCAGCCTGCACGACGTGCCCGCCGACGCCCTGACCGACCGGATCCGGGAGAACGTCGAGGACTGA